The Lactobacillus sp. CBA3605 genome contains a region encoding:
- the asnA gene encoding aspartate--ammonia ligase → MHLIIPKSYDPKLSVKETQTAIRYIRETFQDEFGKELNLSRLSAPMFVEKSTGLNDNLNGVETPVSFTMQDLPDQTIEIVHSLAKWKRMALHRYNFALHTGLYTNMNAIRKDEDLDNLHSAYVDQWDWEKVITKDERNLDTLKQTVKTIFKVIKHMEHEVWYKFPQAVHHLPDEIHFMTTQELEDLYPDMTPKERENAICKKLGAVFLMQIGGELHSGKRHDGRAPDYDDWQLNGDILFWYEPLQIALEVSSMGIRVDAESMSRQLKLADAEDRLKFPYHQMILHDELPFTIGGGIGQSRLCMLLLGKAHVGEVQAALWPQTMIDQCEANGIHLL, encoded by the coding sequence ATGCATTTAATTATTCCAAAATCATATGATCCTAAGTTATCCGTTAAAGAAACCCAGACCGCCATTCGTTACATTCGTGAAACTTTCCAAGATGAATTCGGTAAAGAACTCAACTTATCACGTTTGTCAGCGCCAATGTTTGTTGAAAAATCAACCGGGCTAAACGATAACCTAAACGGCGTTGAAACCCCAGTTTCCTTTACAATGCAAGACTTACCTGATCAAACGATTGAAATCGTGCATTCATTAGCCAAATGGAAACGGATGGCCTTGCATCGCTATAACTTTGCATTACACACTGGCCTCTACACTAACATGAATGCCATTCGTAAAGATGAAGATTTAGACAACCTTCATTCGGCTTACGTCGACCAATGGGATTGGGAAAAAGTCATCACCAAAGATGAACGTAACTTAGATACCCTGAAACAAACTGTTAAAACCATTTTCAAAGTCATTAAGCATATGGAACACGAAGTTTGGTACAAATTCCCACAAGCGGTGCACCATTTACCAGATGAAATTCACTTCATGACCACCCAAGAATTGGAAGACCTCTATCCAGATATGACTCCGAAAGAACGTGAAAACGCCATCTGTAAAAAACTCGGGGCTGTCTTCTTAATGCAAATTGGCGGTGAACTTCATAGCGGCAAACGCCATGATGGTCGCGCCCCTGACTACGATGATTGGCAGTTAAACGGCGACATTTTGTTCTGGTACGAACCACTACAAATTGCCCTTGAAGTTTCTAGCATGGGTATTCGGGTCGATGCCGAATCAATGTCCCGTCAACTTAAGTTAGCGGATGCCGAAGATCGTCTCAAGTTCCCCTATCATCAAATGATTTTACATGATGAACTTCCCTTCACCATCGGCGGTGGTATTGGACAATCACGCCTTTGCATGTTGTTATTAGGCAAAGCGCATGTTGGTGAAGTGCAAGCTGCTTTATGGCCACAAACCATGATTGACCAATGCGAAGCTAACGGGATTCACTTACTTTAA